One window of Nicotiana tomentosiformis chromosome 11, ASM39032v3, whole genome shotgun sequence genomic DNA carries:
- the LOC104115866 gene encoding probable WRKY transcription factor 32 — MLDIKNKKRIKNRKKLSVAKTFTLSFISSIHFPLLSHTHTHTQESAMDEENESSKAAGAENSNPEENKNDNSSVHDGGVLDGGGDERKESGIESLHEPKVEISVSETLAHPTVHSSVQQIESDVQSKFDTDSSSSHQLSEVPVEYALPPFEPAKEIKDKISVTRPETLSAQVQTEHQQRMPDEASSLELSPTSVTPSISSVPSPTLAERQLSAVVNGSTEEVAKQSSDAKVLPVVPVLKTPSRDGYNWRKYGQKQVKIPQGSRSYYRCTHSECCAKKIECSDHTNRVMEIIYRSQHNHDPPPRVNCSKESKPVVLPAPANDNRMIACPNRSFNETVPSSLKENLQETSPIAEKANQDSCGSDTDTEITIKEEHSDEPEQKKRLKKSDASSESVSRPGKKPKLVVHAACDVGISSDGYRWRKYGQKMVKGNPHPRNYYRCTSAGCPVRKHIERAIDSTSALIITYKGVHDHDMPVPKKRQSPPSAPLIAAAAPASFTNLQAKKPELLQHQKSTTQWSVDKEGALTGEKLDLGGEKAMESARTLLSIGFEIKPC; from the exons ATGTtagacataaaaaataaaaaaagaataaaaaacagAAAAAAGCTCTCCGTTGCAAAAACCTTTACTCTCTCTTTCATTTCCTCTATTCATTTTCCTCtcctctctcacacacacacacacacacaggaATCCGCCATGGACGAAGAAAACGAGAGCTCCAAAGCTGCCGGAGCCGAGAATTCAAATCCAGAAGAAAACAAAAACGATAACTCCTCCGTACATGACGGCGGAGTACTCGATGGTGGTGGTGATGAACGTAAGGAGAGTGGAATTGAGAGTTTACATGaaccgaaggtggaaatttcagTGTCAGAAACCCTAGCTCATCCTACTGTTCACTCATCCGTACAACAAATTGAGAGTGATGTGCAATCCAAATTCGATACTGACTCCTCTTCCTCTCACCAACTTTCTG AAGTGCCAGTGGAATATGCACTGCCACCGTTTGAACCAGCGAAAGAAATCAAG GATAAAATTAGTGTTACCAGGCCTGAAACTTTGAGTGCTCAAGTACAAACAGAACATCAGCAACGTATGCCTGATGAAGCATCCTCATTGGAGCTGTCCCCTACATCTGTTACACCGTCCATTTCATCGGTGCCGAGCCCAACTCTAGCAGAAAGACAATTGTCAGCAGTAGTAAATGGTAGTACAGAAGAAGTGGCTAAGCAGAGTTCCGATGCCAAGGTTCTACCTGTTGTGCCAGTCCTGAAGACACCATCCCGTGATGGGTACAATTGGCGGAAGTATGGTCAAAAGCAAGTTAAAATTCCTCAAGGTTCTCGAAGTTATTACCGATGCACTCATTCTGAGTGTTGCGCCAAGAAGATTGAGTGCTCTGATCACACTAATCGTGTGATGGAGATTATTTATAGAAGTCAACACAATCATGATCCACCCCCGAGAGTAAATTGCTCAAAGGAAAGCAAGCCCGTAGTATTGCCTGCACCAGCTAATGACAACCGTATGATAGCTTGTCCAAATAGAAGTTTTAATGAGACCGTGCCGTCCTCTTTAAAAGAAAATTTACAAGAAACTTCACCAATTGCTGAGAAAGCAAATCAGGATTCTTGTGGGTCTGATACTGACACTGAAATCACTATTAAAGAGGAGCACAGTGATGAACCTGAACAAAAGAAGAG GTTGAAGAAAAGTGACGCAAGTTCCGAATCTGTTTCTAGACCTGGAAAGAAACCCAAACTTGTGGTGCATGCTGCTTGTGATGTAGGAATCTCAAGTGATGGCTATAGATGGCGCAAGTATGGACAAAAAATGGTGAAGGGAAATCCCCACCCAAG GAACTACTATCGCTGTACATCAGCTGGATGTCCGGTTCGAAAGCACATTGAGAGAGCTATAGATAGCACAAGTGCATTGATAATAACATATAAGGGAGTACACGATCATGACATGCCCGTACCAAAAAAGCGTCAAAGTCCACCTAGTGCACCTCTTATTGCTGCTGCTGCCCCTGCTTCCTTTACCAATCTGCAGGCTAAGAAACCCGAACTGCTACAGCATCAAAAATCGACCACACAATGGTCCGTTGATAAAGAAGGTGCGTTAACAGGTGAGAAGTTGGACCTTGGAGGAGAAAAGGCAATGGAGTCGGCTCGAACTCTGTTGAGTATTGGATTTGAAATAAAGCCTTGCTGA
- the LOC104115865 gene encoding LOW QUALITY PROTEIN: uncharacterized protein (The sequence of the model RefSeq protein was modified relative to this genomic sequence to represent the inferred CDS: inserted 1 base in 1 codon): MPGVSRIRSMNVADIEVRQIFGPAENKAQRSLGSRKPVSKPIRKAEKSTEEVEVVEDKNGRRLSPLLQSVKVPKILQRQDSLLHSSLSLSASCSSDYVSDSSPEGLQSKKRCAWVTPNTDPSYANFHDEEWGIPVHDDKRLFELLVLCGALAELTWPFILSKRHIFREVFADFDPIAVAKLNEKKILVPRSAACSLLSELKLRAVIENARQVSKIIDEFGSFDKYIWSFVNHKPIVGRFRXTNDHLISCFRFQDCVAAAEGKQ, from the exons ATGCCAGGGGTTTCAAGAATAAGGTCAATGAATGTGGCTGATATAGAAGTAAGGCAAATCTTTGGACCAGCTGAGAATAAGGCACAGAGGTCACTTGGTTCAAGAAAACCAGTTTCAAAACCTATTAGGAAGGCAGAAAAGTCTACTGAGGAAGTTGAGGTGGTGGAGGATAAGAACGGTCGTCGATTATCACCTTTACTGCAATCTGTCAAAGTTCCTAAAATACTTCAGCGACAAGACTCGTTATTGCATTCGAGTCTGTCACTCAGTGCTTCATGTTCTTCTGATTATGTATCAGATTCTTCACCTGAAGGTTTACAATCAAAGAAAAGGTGTGCTTGGGTGACACCTAATACTG ATCCATCTTACGCAAATTTCCATGATGAAGAATGGGGAATTCCAGTACATGATGATAA GAGAttatttgaactccttgttcTTTGTGGAGCATTGGCTGAACTCACTTGGCCTTTCATTCTTAGCAAAAGACATATATTCAG GGAAGTATTTGCAGATTTTGATCCTATAGCAGTGGCAAAATTGAATGAAAAGAAGATTTTAGTACCTAGAAGTGCAGCATGCTCACTACTATCAGAGTTGAAACTGCGAGCAGTAATTGAAAATGCTCGTCAAGTATCAAAG ATCATTGATGAATTTGGGTCATTTGACAAGTATATCTGGAGCTTTGTGAACCACAAGCCTATAGTTGGCAGATTCC TAACAAATGACCATCTTATTAGCTGCTTCAGATTTCAGGACTGTGTGGCAGCTGCTGAAGGAAAACAATAG
- the LOC104115864 gene encoding uncharacterized protein, with the protein MVGTNLKAETIKLMDQRANTEAEMEIIIQRLCQPGGPGLSGNLVDSEGFPRTDIDIPTVRADRRRLAELRNDHKIMTEKIDQNIQVLHSARLASTPSSVKDSGVHVSAVNITSSSSPDNYIATAATSSMDVDVVVSRPFAVIDEITEASPAAEDGLQLGDQVMKFGNVESGENLLQRLAAEAQTNQGCAVSMKVMRQGAIVNLQVTPRMWQGRGLLGCHFRILY; encoded by the exons ATGGTGGGTACAAATTTGAAAGCAGAGACTATAAAGCTTATGGATCAAAGAGCAAATACAGAAGCTGAAATGGAGATTATTATTCAGCGCCTTTGCCAACCTGGTGGCCCTGGACTCTCAGGCAACCTTGTTGATTCTGAG GGGTTCCCAAGAACTGATATTGATATTCCAACTGTACGGGCTGACCGGCGTAGGCTTGCAG AGCTACGTAATGATCACAAGATTATGACAGAAAAAATAGACCAAAATATTCAAGTTCTGCATTCAGCACGGCTTGCTTCTACACCTTCTTCTGTCAAAGACTCAG GTGTTCATGTATCTGCCGTCAATATTACTTCCTCATCATCTCCAGATAATTATATTGCGACAGCTGCTACGAGTTCTATGGATGTGGATGTAGTTGTCAGCAGACCCTTTGCGGTGATTGATGAAATAACTGAGGCATCTCCAGCAGCCGAAGACGGGTTACAACTTGGAGACCAGGTTATGAAATTTGGGAATGTTGAGTCAGGTGAGAACCTGTTACAGCGACTTGCTGCCGAAGCACAGACAAACCAGGGGTGTGCAGTGTCCATGAAAGTTATGAGGCAAGGTGCTATCGTTAACTTACAAGTGACGCCAAGAATGTGGCAAGGTCGTGGCCTGCTAGG ATGCCATTTCCGGATCTTATATTGA